CTAATGAAATGAGTTTATTTGGGCTACATGGCCGAAGGGGTATATGAGTCAAATAATAATGAAAAGGCTAGAACCTGCCTTCGTGGACCAGTGGTTCAACCCCAATACCTTGAGTATTGGGCACGGTTGAGGTTAAGGGTTCGATTCTTGACTCTGTAAAAAGCCCGTGAgggaggttttaccgacccgtacgCAGGATTTAGGCTTAATCCACATGCCCATATGGATTGATGGATCGGGTCCGTGTTAAAACCCCCGTTATTGATTCCAACCCTAGCctttcgaaaaagaaaaaaaaaataataatgaaaaggCTAATGGATCCTGTCATGACCCAAGATAAATGCAGTTTGGAAGAATTTTATGCAGACATTTAAATCaatcaataatataataatatatggtttgtaataataCTTAAAGCATTTGTTACCTATAAAAGTAATGGACAAAACATATTTGTGGATCAATCCAACCCAGCTTGACTCATATAACCCTTTTCGGCCCGTAACCCAACCTGACAAACCCACTCATTTTGCACCTATTGGAAGAAGGGTATATGAAAGGTTACCTCTTCAGTAAACTCAAAATCAACAAAAACAGTCCCTGCTTGAACATTAAGTGATCCTTCTCGCTGAAAAGCTTCCAAACTTGATAGCGTGTATCCTTTGGGAAGTATTCCCAGTAAATAAGCAATCAAGAAATGGCCAGCTTCATGCTACAAGATTAATAATCTTCAAACTATCTTGATTACAAATGGGATTACAAATTTTAATAGAAGCAGAAAGATGCTTACTTGAATAACTCGGTTGTGATATTTTCGACTGATGTTATGGCCAATAGTATCAAGAACCAGGTTGCTTATTCCTCCAGCAAACGCAACCTATGACCAATTACTTCCATTAAACTATAAATATGATGATTCAGATAGATATTGCAACAAAAAACAGCAATAAGAAGTTTATTAGAAATGCATACCGAGTCCAGTGTCCATAAGAAAAAGACGACCAATGAGACATATAAGAGCTCTTCGGCGCctaaatcaaacacattccaagcAGAAACGAAGCCTAATAAAGCAGCGAATAGCAGATTCCTTTCAATAGTACCCAGGGTGTTGTCCTTTGGTGCTAAAAGGGATGAAGTATCTATTCCATTTAGTTTTAGTTCATTTAAGCTGTATAACCTTTGGGGTACCTGTATTAAATCTTCTTATTTATTCATGAATATTAAGAACAGTACATAGTATTCTGGCTAAATACACTTACATTTACATAAATCATAATTGAGACAAAATCAGCACAATTGCAATTGAAATTTGTAATTCAATTTCCAATCATTATGAaacaataaaaattaaaattatcatACTTGAAGTACTATATGTGTAACCACGCAGGCTTGTCTGAGTGGCTACCGAGTtggccaatgaagcacaccaccagggtgttcaattcctggctatgccaaattgttcaaaaagggtgtgactagagggtgcgcataatacgCAATTCACCAGGTACCAGGTCTCGTgctcgggggcttgattacccgaggttttaccttctatgggtgaATAAATGTGCTCGTTCATCGGAGAGTTCCTCGCTTACTCGGAAAAAAAAGTACTATATGTGTGTATAAAGAATATACCTGCTGAGCTGAACCAAAGCATTTGAGACCACCTGGTTTAGACTGCAATTCTTTAACAAGAGAAAGTGCTGCTCTGTCATCACCATTATTGAGCTCTTTATCCACTTGTTCTAATAACCCCTTTCTCAAATCACCGCCCAAAACAGCttctgatgatgacgatgatgatgataatgaggtTTTTATTACGTTATTATTGATTCTATTATTATATCGTGAAATTGAAGTTGTGGTATCCCATAATTTACAATTGAAACTCAATTGTATATGATATGTGGATAACACCACACCACCATTCATAACCTTAATTTGTAGGATTCTTACAAAAATTATTTCACTTGAGGTTATTTAACACAAACTGAAACTGTAAGCAACCAAAAAATACTGGAGTTTTTGTTAACTGTAAGCAATCAAATAGGGAGTATGATTTTTGAACCACTTGTACTGTAGCAAGGAGATATCCTCGTCACC
This window of the Rutidosis leptorrhynchoides isolate AG116_Rl617_1_P2 chromosome 7, CSIRO_AGI_Rlap_v1, whole genome shotgun sequence genome carries:
- the LOC139857403 gene encoding uncharacterized protein — encoded protein: MNGGVVLSTYHIQLSFNCKLWDTTTSISRYNNRINNNVIKTSLSSSSSSSEAVLGGDLRKGLLEQVDKELNNGDDRAALSLVKELQSKPGGLKCFGSAQQVPQRLYSLNELKLNGIDTSSLLAPKDNTLGTIERNLLFAALLGFVSAWNVFDLGAEELLYVSLVVFFLWTLDSVAFAGGISNLVLDTIGHNISRKYHNRVIQHEAGHFLIAYLLGILPKGYTLSSLEAFQREGSLNVQAGTVFVDFEFTEETSAGRVSATMLNRFSCIALAGVATEYLLYGYAEGGLADVNTLDRLLNSLGFTQKKADSQVRWAVLNTILILRRHEQARTQLAKAMSEGQSVGSCIDIIEKNIDENEI